From Taeniopygia guttata chromosome 29, bTaeGut7.mat, whole genome shotgun sequence, a single genomic window includes:
- the PRIM1 gene encoding DNA primase small subunit isoform X1 — MARFEPAALPELLPVFYRRLFPHGPYGRWLSYGGVAKNYFQLREFSFTLRDDVYLRFQSFGSPQELERELQKINPYKIDIGAVYSHRPNQHNTVHLGAFQPQEKELVFDIDMTDYDDVRTCCSSADICSKCWTLMTIAVRIIDRALVEDLGVRHRLWVYSGRRGVHCWVCDDAVRKWSPALRAAAVEYLSLVKGGADTVKKVTLSHPVHPFIRRSVAVVEKYFEEFALLGQDILGSPEKWAKVLALLPEELREPLQAEFPRKKDSLQRWELLRARAERERERGRAGWPEWEVMLQLCFPRLDVNVSKGLGHLLKSPFSVHPKTGGTRAKSQAISETRKLDKTNAGRISVPLDLQRLDQFDPFAVPTISSLCQELDAAGSDGEQEDGAETEPKRRTRDYRRTSLAPYVRLFERFVEGLESARRGERIRRSDLQGDF, encoded by the exons TGGCGAAGAACTACTTCCAGCTGCGGGAATTCTCCTTCACGCTGCGGGACGATGTGTACCTGCGCTTCCAGTCCTTCGGCAGCCCGCAGGAGCTGGAGCGGGAGCTGCAGAAGATCAACCCCTACAAGATCGACATCGGGGCCGTCTACTCCCACCGG CCCAACCAGCACAACACGGTGCACCTGGGAGCCTTCCAGCcgcaggagaaggagctggtCTTTGACATCGACATGACGGATTACGATGACGTCCGGACGTGCTGCAG CTCGGCCGATATCTGCTCCAAGTGCTGGACGCTGATGACCATCGCCGTCCGCATCATCGACCGCGCGCTCGTGG AGGACCTGGGCGTGCGGCACCGCCTGTGGGTGTACTCTGGCAGGAGGGGTGTGCACTGCTGGGTGTGCGACGACGCCGTCAGGAAATGGTCCCCAGCGCTGCGGGCGGCGGCCGTGGAGTACCTGAGCCTGGTGAAG GGCGGTGCAGACACGGTGAAGAAGGTGACCCTGTCCCACCCCGTGCACCCCTTCATCAG GCGCTCGGTGGCCGTGGTGGAGAAATACTTTGAGGAGTTCGCGCTGCTGGGCCAGGACATCCTGGGCAGCCCCGAGAAATGGGCCaaggtgctggccctgctcccgGAGG AGCTGCGGGAGCCGCTGCAGGCCGAGTTCCCGCGGAAGAAGGACTCGCTGCAGCGCTGGGAGCTGCTGCGTGCCCGCGCCGAGCGGGaacgggagcggggccgggcgggctgGCCCGAGTGGGAGgtgatgctgcagctctgcttccctcGCCTCGACGTCAACGTCAGCAAAGGCCTCGGCCACCTGCTCAAGAGCCCCTTCAGCGTGCACCCCAAAACAGGTGGGACCCGCGCCAAAAGCCAGGCAATCTCAGAAACAcggaaactggacaagacaaacgcag GGCGCATTTCGGTGCCGCTGGACCTGCAGAGGCTGGACCAGTTTGACCCCTTTGCTGTCCCCACCATCAG ttccctgtgccaggagctggacgCAGCCGGCAGCGATGGCGAGCAGGAGGACGGGGCCGAGACGGAGCCCAAACGGCGCACGAGGG acTACAGGAGGACGAGCCTGGCCCCGTACGTGCGGCTCTTCGAGCGCTTcgtggaggggctggagagcgCCCGCCGGGGAGAGCGGATCCGCCGCAGCG ATCTTCAAGGAGATTTCTGA
- the PRIM1 gene encoding DNA primase small subunit isoform X2, which translates to MARFEPAALPELLPVFYRRLFPHGPYGRWLSYGGVAKNYFQLREFSFTLRDDVYLRFQSFGSPQELERELQKINPYKIDIGAVYSHRPNQHNTVHLGAFQPQEKELVFDIDMTDYDDVRTCCSSADICSKCWTLMTIAVRIIDRALVEDLGVRHRLWVYSGRRGVHCWVCDDAVRKWSPALRAAAVEYLSLVKGGADTVKKVTLSHPVHPFIRRSVAVVEKYFEEFALLGQDILGSPEKWAKVLALLPEELREPLQAEFPRKKDSLQRWELLRARAERERERGRAGWPEWEVMLQLCFPRLDVNVSKGLGHLLKSPFSVHPKTGRISVPLDLQRLDQFDPFAVPTISSLCQELDAAGSDGEQEDGAETEPKRRTRDYRRTSLAPYVRLFERFVEGLESARRGERIRRSDLQGDF; encoded by the exons TGGCGAAGAACTACTTCCAGCTGCGGGAATTCTCCTTCACGCTGCGGGACGATGTGTACCTGCGCTTCCAGTCCTTCGGCAGCCCGCAGGAGCTGGAGCGGGAGCTGCAGAAGATCAACCCCTACAAGATCGACATCGGGGCCGTCTACTCCCACCGG CCCAACCAGCACAACACGGTGCACCTGGGAGCCTTCCAGCcgcaggagaaggagctggtCTTTGACATCGACATGACGGATTACGATGACGTCCGGACGTGCTGCAG CTCGGCCGATATCTGCTCCAAGTGCTGGACGCTGATGACCATCGCCGTCCGCATCATCGACCGCGCGCTCGTGG AGGACCTGGGCGTGCGGCACCGCCTGTGGGTGTACTCTGGCAGGAGGGGTGTGCACTGCTGGGTGTGCGACGACGCCGTCAGGAAATGGTCCCCAGCGCTGCGGGCGGCGGCCGTGGAGTACCTGAGCCTGGTGAAG GGCGGTGCAGACACGGTGAAGAAGGTGACCCTGTCCCACCCCGTGCACCCCTTCATCAG GCGCTCGGTGGCCGTGGTGGAGAAATACTTTGAGGAGTTCGCGCTGCTGGGCCAGGACATCCTGGGCAGCCCCGAGAAATGGGCCaaggtgctggccctgctcccgGAGG AGCTGCGGGAGCCGCTGCAGGCCGAGTTCCCGCGGAAGAAGGACTCGCTGCAGCGCTGGGAGCTGCTGCGTGCCCGCGCCGAGCGGGaacgggagcggggccgggcgggctgGCCCGAGTGGGAGgtgatgctgcagctctgcttccctcGCCTCGACGTCAACGTCAGCAAAGGCCTCGGCCACCTGCTCAAGAGCCCCTTCAGCGTGCACCCCAAAACAG GGCGCATTTCGGTGCCGCTGGACCTGCAGAGGCTGGACCAGTTTGACCCCTTTGCTGTCCCCACCATCAG ttccctgtgccaggagctggacgCAGCCGGCAGCGATGGCGAGCAGGAGGACGGGGCCGAGACGGAGCCCAAACGGCGCACGAGGG acTACAGGAGGACGAGCCTGGCCCCGTACGTGCGGCTCTTCGAGCGCTTcgtggaggggctggagagcgCCCGCCGGGGAGAGCGGATCCGCCGCAGCG ATCTTCAAGGAGATTTCTGA
- the LOC100218298 gene encoding nascent polypeptide-associated complex subunit alpha encodes MPGEATETVPATEQELPQPQAETGSGTESDSDESVPELEEQDSTQATTQQAQLAAAAEIDEEPVSKAKQSRSEKKARKAMSKLGLRQVTGVTRVTIRKSKNILFVITKPDVYKSPASDTYIVFGEAKIEDLSQQAQLAAAEKFKVQGEPVSNIQENTQTPTVQEESEEEEVDETGVEVKDIELVMSQANVSRAKAVRALKNNSNDIVNAIMELTM; translated from the exons ATGCCTGGCGAAGCCACAGAAACCGTCCCGGCCACGGAGCAGGAGCTGCCGCAGCCGCAGGCGGAGACAG GGTCTGGCACAGAGTCCGACAGTGATGAATCCGTACCAGAGCTCGAAGAGCAGGACTCCACACAGGCCACGACACAACAGGCACAG ctcgCGGCAGCGGCCGAAATAGATGAAGAACCCGtcagcaaagcaaaacagagcCGGAGCGAGAAGAAAGCTCGGAAG GCAATGTCCAAGCTGGGCCTTCGCCAGGTGACAGGAGTCACCAGAGTCACCATCCGGAAATCCAAGAACATCCTCTTTGTCATCACAAAGCCAGATGTGTACAAGAGCCCGGCGTCAGACACCTACATCGTCTTTGGCGAGGCCAAG aTCGAAGACTTGTCCCAGCAGGCTCAGCTGGCAGCTGCCGAAAAGTTCAAAGTGCAAGGAGAACCTGTTTCCAACATCCAGGAAAACACACAGACCCCCACCGTGCAGGAGGAGAGCGAGGAAGAGGAG GTTGACGAAACCGGCGTGGAGGTGAAAGACATCGAGCTGGTGATGTCTCAGGCGAACGTGTCGCGGGCGAAGGCGGTGCGAGCCCTCAAGAACAACAGTAACGACATTGTAAACGCAATAATG GAACTGACGATGTAG
- the LOC116807010 gene encoding uncharacterized protein: MACCLGSALGSPAGVGNGQALSRLSGAAWGAGSCSCSVGLALINSCSPRSAPAAPVPAPTPAPAVLHAAHSPPLTPSSSAQALPAQLPGSAPALPGPVSPPVVPAAAIPVFSMAPQPPALPLLGPVAPAPPPAPQAPVGFAAPGSPGPAPVSPVSPGFPAPVSPGLAAASAAVTVAPPVPPVSPTSLPAALTSPMKTAPAAASVGAASLAPLPASGAAPAPLPASGAAPAPLPASGAAPAPLPASGAAPAPLPASGAAPAPLPASGAAPAPLPASGAAPSPLLPPPSRPLLASPPPVPPSLLPAPAVAVSPQSPGSPPLPTFPVSPGIPAVPASPRAPAPALVSAISPPVFLAAPKAPLSPPIPLLPAGMSPGHPAAGPAPGAPVSPLLPAAPSVAKASPTGPAPLVPAVGHPVPPSVARTPPGSPAPPALSTPALGAATSVPGPPVSPVFPATAPVRAVPSASCPTVTPAMAAPATPPVAKPAPPSPAAAPSPPVTPAMPAPAAPPAAKAAPGSPVTAPAAPSVPVTPPMAPLAASPVAKTSPAAPVTPAMATPAAPPAARAAPGSPVPAPCVPGTPTMAASPSPAALPSAKDAAKGSVAAPATTPTAPTPAPATPPAAKSAPKSSAAAPPSPATPAPAALPAPAAKAPPKSPAKATPTEDKAPPKSPAKATPAPATPTEDKAPPKSPAKATPTEDKAPPKSPAKATPTEDKAPPKSPAKATPTEDKAPPKSPAKATPAPATPTEDKAPPKIPARATPALATPTEDKAPPKSPAKATPATPTEDKAPPKSPAKATPATPTEDKAPPKSPAKATPATPTEDKAPPKSPAKATPTEDKAPPKSPAKATPAPATPTEDKAPPKSPAKATPAPASPGAAQKPPKGSPNTAPSTPVAPGACAEAKASPKSPVKATPAEAKAPPESPVTATPAPAAPPAAKTPPKSPAKATPTPAAEAKTPPKGPAKATPTPAEAKTPPKGPAKATPAPAEAKTPPKSPAIATPSPAEAKAPPKSPAKAIPAEAKTPPDPAQVPPKSPATATPAPSAPPAAKTPPKSPVKATPAPVAPAAAKGPSKSPAEAKAPPKSPVKATPAPSTPAEAKAPPKSPVKAAPPPATPAAAKGPSKSPAEAKAPPKSPVKATPTPAAPATPPAPATGVSGAPPKPPTPSKADAGRPGSAPSAPPAKKQQPPTNDKVAKLATRPPSKAPPGAEDEDLPPLLPPEPPVLLELSPPAGVPAPLAAQPVLKNDKGICGLPCAWSVTGCPRGTNGARGRAGRAGASPAARGGPGLGTAPAVTNACPRARSTVWFVAWAPRAELASHAGAATCLFLLRVVSPRKGGSGQRWCQTGLSPRYA, encoded by the exons atGGCCTGttgcctgggcagtgcccttGGATCACCAGCTGGTGTTGGGAATGGCCAGGCTCTCTCCAGGCTCTCgggagctgcctggggagctgggagctgttCCTGTTCAGTGGGACTTGCCTTAATAAACTCTTGTTCTCCCcgttcagctccagctgcccccGTTCCTGCTCCCACCCCTGCTCCAG CTGTTCTTCATGCTGCTCATTCCCCACCTCTGACTCCATCTTCATCCGCCCAGGCTCTCCCGGCACAgctgcccggctctgccccggcTCTGCCgggccccgtgtccccccccgTGGTCCCGGCTGCAGCCATCCCCGTGTTCTCCAtggccccccagccccctgccctgcctctgctgGGCCCAGTCGCCCCTGCCCCTCCTCCAGCTCCGCAGGCCCCCGTGGGTTTTGCAGCCCCAGGATCTCCAGGGCCTGCCCCGGTTagcccagtgtccccaggattcccagccccagtgtcacctggcctggctgctgcttctgctgcagtgacagtggcccctcctgtccccccagTGAGCcccacttctctcccagctgctcTCACCTCTCCCATGAaaactgctcctgctgcagcctcggTGGGAGCTGCATCTCTGGCCCCTCTCCCCGcctctggagcagccccagctcctctccccgcctctggagcagccccagcccctctccctgcctctggagcagccccagcccctctccctgcctctggagcagccccagctcctctccctgcctctggagcagccccagcccctctccctgcctctggagcagctccagctcctctccctgcctctggAGCAGCCCCATCCCCTCTCCTACCGCCCCCATCCCGTCCCCTCCTGGCATCTCCCCCACCAGTGCCTCCCAGTTTGCTGCCTGCTCCCGCTGTGGCAGTGTCCCCCCAGAGTCCGGGATCACCCCCACTTCCCACATTCCCGGTGtctcctggaattcctgctgtTCCAGCCTCCCCCcgagccccagctccagccttggTCAGTGCCATCTCTCCCCCTGTCTTCCTGGCTGCCCCCAAAGCTCCCTTGTCACCCCCTATCCCTCTGCTGCCAGCCGGGATGtcccctgggcatcctgctgctggcccagccCCTGGTGCCCCAGTGTCAccactgctcccagctgctccttctgtTGCCAAGGCCTCTCCCACGGGCCCTGCCCCTCTGGTCCCAGCTGTGGGACACCCAGTCCCTCCCTCAGTAGCCAGGACCCCTCCTGGgagcccagcccctcctgccctgtccaCACCCGCCCTGGGAGCTGCCACCTCTGTCCCAGGACCTCCAGTGAGCCCCGTGTTCCcagcaacagctcctgtgcgtgctgtcccctctgccagctgccccaCTGTCACCCCGGccatggcagctccagccaccccTCCTGTGGCCAAACCAGCTCCTCCAAGtccagctgctgccccctctcctcctgtcacCCCGGCCATGCCAGCTCCAGCCGCCCCTCCAGCAGccaaagcagctcctgggagcccGGTCACCGCTCCAGCTgccccctctgtccctgtcacacctCCCATGGCACCTCTGGCTGCCTCTCCTGTGGCTAAAAcatctcctgctgcccctgtcACCCCGGCCATGGCAACTCCAGCTGCCCCTCCAGCggccagagcagctcctgggagcccGGTCCCTGCCCCTTGTGTCCCTGGCACACCGACCATGGCAGCTTCaccctctccagctgctcttcCCTCAGCCAAAGATGCTGCCAAGGGCTCTGTTGCTGCCCCAGCTACCACTCCAACTGCCCCCACGCCAGCTCCAGCCACCCCACCTGCAGCTAAATCCGCTCCCaagagctcagctgctgctcccccatcccctgccaccccagctcctgcagctctgccagctccagcagccaaAGCACCCCCAAAGAGCCCTGCCAAAGCCACCCCCACTGAGGACAAAGCACCCCCAAAGAGCCCTGCCAAagccaccccagccccagccaccCCCACTGAGGACAAGGCACCCCCAAAGAGCCCTGCCAAAGCCACCCCCACTGAGGACAAGGCACCCCCAAAGAGCCCTGCCAAAGCCACCCCCACTGAGGACAAGGCACCCCCAAAGAGCCCTGCCAAAGCCACCCCCACAGAGGACAAAGCACCCCCAAAGAGCCCTGCCAAAGCCACCCCAGCTCCGGCCACCCCCACTGAGGACAAggcacccccaaaaatccctgccagagccaccccagctCTGGCCACCCCTACTGAGGACAAGGCACCCCCAAAGAGCCCTGCCAAAGCCACCCCAGCCACCCCCACTGAGGACAAGGCACCCCCAAAGAGCCCTGCCAAAGCCACcccagccacccccacagaggACAAGGCACCCCCAAAGAGCCCTGCCAAAGCCACcccagccacccccacagaggACAAGGCACCCCCAAAGAGCCCTGCCAAAGCCACCCCCACAGAGGACAAGGCACCCCCAAAGAGCCCTGCCAAAGccaccccagctccagccacccccacagaggACAAAGCACCCCCAAAGAGCCCTGCCAAAGCCACCCCAGCTCCGGcttcccctggagcagcccAAAAACCTCCCAAGGGCAGCCCCAACACTGCCCCATCCACTCCTGTAGCTCCaggtgcctgtgctgaggcCAAGGCATCTCCAAAGAGCCCTGTCAAAGCCACCCCTGCTGAGGCCAAAGCACCCCCAGAAAGCCCCGTTACAGccaccccagctccagctgcccctccagcagccaaaacacccccaaagaGCCCTGCCAAAGCTACCCCAACCCCTGCAGCTGAGgccaaaacacccccaaaggGCCCTGCCAAAGCTACCCCAACCCCTGCTGAGgccaaaacacccccaaaggGCCCTGCCAAAGCTaccccagcccctgctgaggccaaaacacccccaaaaagcCCTGCCATAGCTACCCCAAGCCCTGCTGAGGCCAAAGCACCCCCAAAAAGCCCTGCCAAAGCCATCCCTGCTGAggccaaaacacctccagatCCTGCCCAAGTGCCTCCCAAGAGCCCTGCTACAGCCaccccagctcccagtgcccccccagcagccaaaacacccccaaagaGCCCTGTCAAAGCCACCCCAGCTCCAGTGgcccctgctgcagccaaagGACCCTCAAAAAGCCCTGCTGAGGCCAAGGCACCCCCAAAGAGTCCTGTCAAAGCCACCCCAGCTCCATCTACCCCTGCTGAGGCCAAGGCACCCCCAAAAAGCCCTGTCAAAGCCGCTCCCCCTCCAGCCACCCCTGCTGCGGCCAAAGGACCCTCAAAAAGCCCTGCTGAGGCCAAGGCACCGCCAAAGAGCCCTGTCAAGGCCACTCcaactccagcagctccagccacacctcctgctccagccacgGGTGTTTCTGGTGCCCCTCCAAAGCCCCCAACCCCCTCCAAAGCAGACGCCGGCCGTCCCGGCTCTGCGCCGAGCGCTCCCCCCGCCAAGAAGCAGCAGCCCCCCACCAATGACAAGGTGGCCAAGCTGGCCACTCGCCCCCCCTCGAAAGCCCCACCCGGCGCTGAGGATGAGGAcctgccacctctgctccccccCGAGCCGCccgtgctgctggagctgtcccCGCCCGCGGGGGTCCCGGCCCCGCTGGCAGCGCAGCCCGTCCTCAAGAATGACAAGGGTATTTGCGGTTTGCCGTGTGCATGGAGTGTCACTGGCTGCCCACGGGGTACTAACGGTGCCCGGGGCCGCGCGGGCCGGGCTGGAGCGAGCCCGGCAGCACGGGGAGGGCCGGGGCTCGGCACGGCGCCAGCGGTCACTAACGCGTGTCCTCGGGCACGGAGCACGGTGTGGTTTGTGGCATGGGCACCGCGAGCTGAGCTGGCTTCACACGCAGGAGCTGCCACGTGCCTGTTCCTGCTGCGGGTGGTGTCCCCGCGGAAGGGGGGCAGTGGGCAGCGTTGGTGCCAAACTGGGCTGTCCCCACGCTATGCCTGA